The DNA sequence TGCGGATGCGGCTGGCGGCGAGGCAGTGCTCGACGATGACCTGCGGTTCGGTGCCGAAGGACTGGATGAGCGGCTTCCGGCCGCCGCCGAGCATCCGCTGCTGCACGGCGCGGGCGAACGCCTCGCCGAGGTTGGGTTCGAAGAGGGAGATACGGGGCGGTTTGACGGAGGAGGTGGCCCAGTCGGAGTTGGCCTTGAGGAGCTCCTCCATCGGCCCGTCGCGGTAGGCGGCGGAGGCGAGCGCCTGCGTCGCCGCGGTCTGCCCCGCCCCGCCCGAGATGGGGATCTGGGCGCCCGGGCTGAAGTCGAACCCGTCTGTCACTGATGCCCCCCAAGGCGCACGCCGCTGCTGCGACGGCCCGGACCGGCTGTCCGCCCGCGCTCGTTGCCGGTGCGGTGGACGCCGGAGGGCCGCGTGCCCAGCGTAACGGTGCGGACCGTCGCCTGTCGCAGCACATGGGAAAGCCGCCCGCTCCGGAACGAGTTGGAGTGGGCGGCTTGTGAACTATGCGCCGTTCTGCTGCTGTTCGCGTACCCGCTCGGCGACCTGTTGCGGCATCGGCTCGTGCCGGGCGTACGAGCGGCTGAACCGCCCCGTGCCGTGCGACAGCGAGCGCAGGTCCACCGCGTACCGGCCGATCTCCAGCTCGGGCACCTCCGCGCGGATCAGCGTCCGGCCGCCCGGCGACTGCTCGGTGCCCACCACCCGGCCGCGCCGCCCGGACAGGTCGCTCATCACCGGGCCCACGAACTCGTCGGCGACCAGCACCCGTACCTCCGCGACCGGTTCCAGCAGGTGCACCCGGGCCGCGGCGGCCGCCTCGCGGAGGGCGAGGGCGCCGGCCGTCTGGAACGCCGCGTCGGACGAGTCCACCGAGTGCGCCTTGCCGTCGAGGAGGGTCACCCGGACGTCCACCAGCGGACAGCCGGCCACGACGCCCTTCACCGCCTGCGCCCGCACCCCCTTCTCCACGGAGGGGATGAACTGCCGCGGCACCGCCCCGCCGACCACCTTGTCCACGAACTCGATGCCCGAACCGCCGGGCAGCGGCTCCACCTCGATCTCGCAGATCGCGAACTGGCCGTGGCCGCCCGACTGCTTGACGTGCCGGCCGCGCCCGGCCGCCTTCCCGCCGAACGTCTCCCGCAGCTCCACCCGGTGCGGCACCACGTCGACCTGGACGCCGTAGCGGGAACGCAGCCGCTCCAGCGCCACGTCCCGGTGGGCCTCACCGAGGCACCAGAGGACGACCTGGTGGGTGTGGCGGTTGTGCTCCAGCCGCATCGTGGGATCCTCGGCGACCAGCCGGGACAGGCCCTGCGACAGCTTGTCCTCGTCCGCCTTGCTGTGCGCCTGGATGGCCACCGGCAGCAGCGGGTCGGGCATGAGCCAGGGCTCCATGCGCAGCGGCCGGGCGGGGGAGGAGAGGGTGTCGCCGGTCTCGGCCCGGGCCAGCTTGGCGACGCAGGCGATGTCGCCGGCGACGGCCTGGGGGAGCGGGCGCTGCTGCTTGCCGAACGGGGACGAGAGGGCGCCGACCCGCTCGTCCGCCTCGTGGTCCTCGTGCCCCCGGTCCGTGAGGCCGTGGCCCGAGACGTGCACGGTCTCGTCGGGGCGCAGGGTGCCCGAGAAGACGCGGACCAGCGAGATCCGGCCGACGTACGGGTCGGAGGCGGTCCTGATCACCTCGGCCGCGAGCGGACCGGCCGGGTCGCAGGACAGCGCGGGCAGCGGGGCGCCGTCGAGCCCGGTGACCGCCGGGATCTCGCGCTCGGCCGGGGTGGGGAAGCCGCCGGTGACCAGCTCCAGCAGCTCCACCGTGCCCAGCCCCTGGCGGGCGCCGTCCACGGCGGGGGCGGCGGGCAGCACGGGGTGGAACGAGCCGCGCGCCACCGCCCGTTCCAGATCCTCGATCAGGGTCTTGACGTCGATGTCCTCGCCGCCGAGGTAGCGGTCCATGAGGGTCTCGTCCTCGCTCTCGGCGATGATCCCCTCGATGAGCCGGTTGCGGGCCTCCTCCAGCACCGGCAGCAGGTCCGGGCCCGGCTCCGCCTCGGTGCGCTCGCCGGCCGCGTAGTCGAAGACGCGGCGGGACAGCAGACCGGTCAGGCCGGTGACGGGCCGGTGCCCGTCGGGGCCCTCGGGGCCGTGCACCGGGAGGTAGAGCGGCAGCACGCTCTCGGGGGAGTCGCCGCCGAAGACGGCGCGGCAGGTCTCCGTCATGGCGTCGAAGTCCGCCCGCGCCGCCTCCAGGTGCGTCACCACGATCGCGCGCGGCATGCCCACGGCCGCGCACTCCTCCCACAGGGCGCGGGTGGCGCCGGAGACGCCCTCGCCGCCCTCCGCCGCCGACACCACGAAGAGCGCGGCGTCGGCCGCCCGCAGCCCGGCCCGCAACTCCCCGACGAAGTCGGCGTAGCCGGGGGTGTCCAGCAGATTGATCCTGATGCCCGACCACTCCACCGGGACCACCGACAACTGCACCGAGCGCTGCTGGCGGTGCTCGATCTCGTCGTAGTCGGAGAGGGCGGCGCCGTCCTCGACCCGGCCCGCGCGGGTGACCGCGCCGGTGGCCAGGGCCAGTGCCTCCACGAGGGTCGTCTTGCCGGAACCGCTGTGGCCGACCAGCACCACGTTGCGTAGGTCGCCGGGCCGGTCGGCCGCCGCTGCTCTGCCGGCGGCCCCGGGGTGACCGGTGTGGTTCGTCTTCTCGCCCATGTGCCTCGCCTTCCGGTTGACACCTTGCGATCCTTCGAGCTTTCCACCGTGGTCACGCTGCGTCCATACGTCGCACACGGTGGCGCGACCGCCCGCCCCGGCGCGCGCCGCCGTCGGCGCTCCCCGGGGGAGCGCGGCCATTCGGGTGGCGCGCCCCGCCGTGCCGGGCCGTGCTCCGCCCCGCTCCGGCCCGCTCCGGCCGCGCGGAGATCCGTGGCGAGATCCGCGGAGTGATCCGTGCCATGGCCGAGGTGTCCGACGCGGGCGCGGCGGGCCGGTGCGGCCTGGCTACGATGGGCCAGCCGGTGGCCCTTCGGCCACGCGGCCCGCACACGACCCTCCGGGAAGGCCATGCTGAACAAGTACGCGCGTGCGTTCTTCACGCGTGTTCTCACGCCGTTCGCCGCCCTGCTCATCCGCCTCGGCGTCAGTCCCGACGCGGTGACCCTCATCGGTACCGGTGGTGTGGTGGCGGGAGCGCTGGTCTTCTACCCCATGGGCGAGTTCTTCTGGGGCACGGTCACCATCACCCTCTTCGTCTTCTCCGACCTGGTCGACGGCAACATGGCGCGGCAGCTCGGCCGCTCCAGCCGGTGGGGGGCGTTCCTCGACTCCACGCTGGACCGGGTGGCCGACGCGGCCATCTTCGGCGGCCTCGCCCTCTGGTACGCGAGCTACGAGGGGCACAGCATCCTGCTGTGCGCGGTGTCGATCTTCTGCCTCGCCAGCGGCCAGGTGGTGTCGTACACCAAGGCGCGCGGGGAGAGCATCGGCCTCCCGGTGAAGGTCAACGGTCTGGTCGAGCGGGCCGAGCGGCTGGTCATCTCGCTGGTGGCGTGCGGGCTCTCCGGGCTGCACGCGTTCGGCGTCCCGGGCATCCAGGTGCTGCTGCCGATCGCGTTGTGGATCGTGGCCGCGGGCAGTCTCGTGACACTGATCCAGCGCGTGGTGACCGTCCGCCGCGAGGCGGCCGAGGCGGACGCCGCGCTGCCGGCGGGAGGGGGAGAGACCGGGTGAAGGACCAGCTGACGGACGCCCTGTACGGGCTGGGGTGGGGTGCCGTCAAGCGGCTCCCGGAACCGGTGGCGACGCGGCTGGGCCGCGAGATCGCCGATGCCGCCTGGCGGCGGCGGGGCAAGGGGGTGCTCCGGCTGGAGGCCAACCTCGCCCGGGTCGTCCCCGACGCCTCGCCCGCCCGCCTCACCCGGCTGTCCCGGGAGGGCATGCGCTCCTACATGCGCTACTGGATGGAATCCTTCCGGCTGCCGGCCTGGAGCCGCGAGCGGGTCCGCGCCGGCTTCGCGCCCGAGGGCCTGCACCACCTGGAGAAGGCACTGGCCGACGGGCGCGGGGTGATCCTCGCCCTGCCCCACATGGGCAACTACGACCTGGCCGGCGCCTGGGTCACCACCCGGCTCGGCGTGCCCTTCACCACCGTCGCCGAGCGGCTGAAGCCGGAGTCGCTCTACGACCGCTTCGTCGCCTACCGCGAGGGCCTCGGTATGGAGGTCCTCCCGCACGCCGGGGGCACCGCCTTCGGCGTCCTCTCCCGCCGGCTGCGGTCCGGCGGGCTGGTCTGCCTGGTCGCCGACCGGGACCTGTCCGCCCACGGCATAGAGGTCTCCTTCTTCGGTGAACCCGCCAAGATGCCCGGCGGCCCGGCCCGGCTCGCCGTCCAGACCGGCGCCGTCCTGCTGCCCGTCACCCTCTGGTACGACCGCTCCCCGGTGCTCCAGGGGCGAGTGCACCCGCCCGTCGAGGTCCCGGAGACCGGCACCCGCCCGGAGAAGGCCGCCGTCATGACGCAGTCCCTGGCCGACGCGTTCGCCTCCGGCATCGCCGAGCACCCACAGGACTGGCACATGCTCCAGCGCCTCTGGCTCGCGGACCTGTCCCCGGCGGGGGACGGCGGGCCGGGCTCGGCTGTCGGGTCGGGTTCGGACGCCGGGTCGGGTTCGGACGTTGGGTCGGGCATGGCCGCCAAGGCGGGTTCGGACGCTGGGCCGGGCATGGCCGCCAAGGCGGGCTCGGACGCTGGGCCGGGCATGGCCGCCAAGGCGGGTTCGGACGTCGGCCTCCGCCCGGCCGTCGGCCCGGGAGCCGCCGCCTCAGGTGCTGGTGCCGGCCCAGGTGCCGACGACGAACCGCGCTCGGAGGCCGGTTCGGGCTCCGGTGGCGGCTCGCGCTCCGACGCCCGATCGGGCACCGACTCGGCGGCGGGTTCCGCGTCGGGCTCGCACCCCGACGCCGGCCCGAGCTCCGACCCGGCGCCGGGCCCTGACGCCCGCCCACACCCTGACGCCCGCCCGCATCCGGGCGCCGGCCCCGGGACGGAGGCGCCGTGAGGATCGGGATCGTCTGCCCCTACTCGTGGGACGTGCCCGGCGGCGTCCAGTTCCACATCCGCGACCTCGCCGAACACCTCATCCGGCGCGGGCACGAGGTCTCCGTCCTGGCCCCGGCGGACGACGGGACGCCGCTGCCGCCCTTCGTGGTCTCCGCCGGCCGGGCCGTCCCCGTCCCTTACAACGGCTCGGTGGCCCGCCTCAACTTCGGCTTCCTCTCCGCCGCCCGGGTGCGCCGCTGGCTCCACGACGGCGACTTCGACGTCATCCACATCCACGAACCCACCTCCCCCTCGCTGGGACTGCTGGCCTGCTGGGCCGCCCAGGGGCCCATCGTCGCCACCTTCCACACCTCCAACCCCCGCTCCCGGGCGATGATCGCCGCCTATCCGATCCTCCAGCCCGCCCTGGAGAAGATCAGCGCGCGCATCGCCGTGAGCGAGTACGCCCGCAGGACCCTGGTCGAGCACCTGGGCGGGGACGCGGTCGTCATCCCCAACGGCGTCGACGTCGACTTCTTCGCCCGCGCCGAGCCGCGCCCGGAATGGACGGGCGCGGACACGGACATGGACACGGGTGCCGGTGACCGTACGGGCGGGAGCCCGGTCTCCGGCGGGAATCCGGATCCCGCCGCGCCCTCGACTCCCGCCGCGCCCTCGACTCCCGGCGCGCCTTCGGCTTCCGGTGTGCGGGAGTCCGGTGCCGCCGAGCCCGCTGCCCCGGAGCCCGGGACCGGACGACCGGGCACACCCCAGTCCGGTGACCCCCGCCTCGGTGCGGCGGGTTTCGCCGCCGCGGCCCCCGGGGACCCTGCCGCCGCCGCTCCCGAGGGCGAGGGAGACCCCGGCCCGAGCTCCCTCCCCCCAGACGTTTCCACCGACCCCACGCGCCCGGCGACGATCGGCTTCATCGGCCGGATCGACGAGCCCCGCAAGGGCCTGCCTGTCCTGATGCGCGCCCTGCCGAAGATCCTCGCCGAGCGCCCCGGCACCCGGCTGCTGGTGGCCGGCCGCGGCGACGAGGAGGAGGCCGTCGCCGCCCTGCCCCCCGAAGCGCGGGACGCCGTCGAGTTCCTCGGCATGATCAGCGACGAGGACAAGGCCCGGCTGCTCCGCAGCGTCGACCTCTACGTGGCTCCCAACACCGGCGGCGAGTCGTTCGGCATCATCCTCGTCGAGGCGATGTCGGCCGGCGCTCCCGTCCTCGCCAGCGACCTGGACGCCTTCGCCCAGGTCCTCGACCGGGGCGCCGCCGGCGA is a window from the Streptomyces mobaraensis genome containing:
- a CDS encoding elongation factor G-like protein EF-G2; protein product: MGEKTNHTGHPGAAGRAAAADRPGDLRNVVLVGHSGSGKTTLVEALALATGAVTRAGRVEDGAALSDYDEIEHRQQRSVQLSVVPVEWSGIRINLLDTPGYADFVGELRAGLRAADAALFVVSAAEGGEGVSGATRALWEECAAVGMPRAIVVTHLEAARADFDAMTETCRAVFGGDSPESVLPLYLPVHGPEGPDGHRPVTGLTGLLSRRVFDYAAGERTEAEPGPDLLPVLEEARNRLIEGIIAESEDETLMDRYLGGEDIDVKTLIEDLERAVARGSFHPVLPAAPAVDGARQGLGTVELLELVTGGFPTPAEREIPAVTGLDGAPLPALSCDPAGPLAAEVIRTASDPYVGRISLVRVFSGTLRPDETVHVSGHGLTDRGHEDHEADERVGALSSPFGKQQRPLPQAVAGDIACVAKLARAETGDTLSSPARPLRMEPWLMPDPLLPVAIQAHSKADEDKLSQGLSRLVAEDPTMRLEHNRHTHQVVLWCLGEAHRDVALERLRSRYGVQVDVVPHRVELRETFGGKAAGRGRHVKQSGGHGQFAICEIEVEPLPGGSGIEFVDKVVGGAVPRQFIPSVEKGVRAQAVKGVVAGCPLVDVRVTLLDGKAHSVDSSDAAFQTAGALALREAAAAARVHLLEPVAEVRVLVADEFVGPVMSDLSGRRGRVVGTEQSPGGRTLIRAEVPELEIGRYAVDLRSLSHGTGRFSRSYARHEPMPQQVAERVREQQQNGA
- the pgsA gene encoding phosphatidylinositol phosphate synthase: MLNKYARAFFTRVLTPFAALLIRLGVSPDAVTLIGTGGVVAGALVFYPMGEFFWGTVTITLFVFSDLVDGNMARQLGRSSRWGAFLDSTLDRVADAAIFGGLALWYASYEGHSILLCAVSIFCLASGQVVSYTKARGESIGLPVKVNGLVERAERLVISLVACGLSGLHAFGVPGIQVLLPIALWIVAAGSLVTLIQRVVTVRREAAEADAALPAGGGETG
- a CDS encoding glycosyltransferase family 4 protein, producing MRIGIVCPYSWDVPGGVQFHIRDLAEHLIRRGHEVSVLAPADDGTPLPPFVVSAGRAVPVPYNGSVARLNFGFLSAARVRRWLHDGDFDVIHIHEPTSPSLGLLACWAAQGPIVATFHTSNPRSRAMIAAYPILQPALEKISARIAVSEYARRTLVEHLGGDAVVIPNGVDVDFFARAEPRPEWTGADTDMDTGAGDRTGGSPVSGGNPDPAAPSTPAAPSTPGAPSASGVRESGAAEPAAPEPGTGRPGTPQSGDPRLGAAGFAAAAPGDPAAAAPEGEGDPGPSSLPPDVSTDPTRPATIGFIGRIDEPRKGLPVLMRALPKILAERPGTRLLVAGRGDEEEAVAALPPEARDAVEFLGMISDEDKARLLRSVDLYVAPNTGGESFGIILVEAMSAGAPVLASDLDAFAQVLDRGAAGELFANEDADALAAAAVRLLADPARRAELSERGSRHVRRFDWSTVGADILAVYETVTAGAASVATDERTGLRARLGLARD